The Sporomusa termitida genome has a window encoding:
- a CDS encoding LysR family transcriptional regulator codes for MELRQLQYMLKVAEEGSFSKAAQQLYISQPSLSQCIQRIEQRFGLQLFDRATTPLSLTYAGEVFVENARRMLNLNHQFQSQMQEIIDFKKGRLTIGVSNIRGSILFPNVLPLFCRKFPGIEVIHRDGTLAELEDFAIRGVTDLSLINLPLNKPHFISEPLFTENIVLIAPRSHPLNKPAGTRPPWPQIHVAGLREEPFLLLKKGRKMRELADQCFINAGFNPRIVFESDNYETILSLVKAGLGITFGLDVLALFRVPDQLAFCTFAEPLPSRTFAAVYCKERHLSRAAREFIALTKDILAANDNVG; via the coding sequence ATGGAATTAAGACAGCTTCAATACATGTTGAAGGTTGCCGAAGAAGGCAGTTTCTCTAAAGCGGCCCAGCAATTATACATATCGCAGCCATCTTTAAGCCAGTGTATTCAAAGGATCGAACAACGGTTTGGACTTCAATTGTTTGACCGGGCAACTACCCCCTTAAGCCTGACCTATGCCGGCGAGGTTTTTGTGGAAAATGCGCGGCGCATGCTAAACTTGAATCATCAATTCCAGTCGCAAATGCAGGAAATTATTGACTTTAAAAAAGGACGCCTCACAATCGGCGTTTCCAACATCCGGGGCAGCATTTTATTTCCTAATGTTCTCCCCTTGTTCTGTAGAAAATTCCCTGGAATTGAAGTGATCCACAGGGATGGCACCCTAGCTGAATTAGAAGATTTTGCAATAAGAGGGGTAACAGACCTTTCCTTGATTAACTTACCGCTGAACAAGCCACACTTTATCAGCGAGCCTCTCTTCACCGAGAATATTGTGCTTATCGCCCCCCGCAGTCACCCTTTGAACAAGCCCGCCGGCACGCGGCCGCCGTGGCCGCAAATCCATGTGGCCGGGTTACGGGAAGAGCCTTTCCTTTTACTGAAGAAAGGACGAAAAATGCGAGAGCTTGCTGATCAATGTTTTATTAATGCCGGGTTTAACCCTCGAATTGTATTTGAAAGTGATAATTATGAAACAATATTATCGCTAGTAAAGGCTGGCCTGGGTATTACTTTCGGTTTGGATGTGTTAGCACTATTTAGAGTACCTGATCAGCTGGCTTTCTGCACGTTTGCTGAGCCCCTGCCGTCGCGAACATTTGCGGCAGTTTATTGTAAAGAACGGCATCTGTCACGGGCAGCGCGTGAATTTATAGCTTTGACAAAAGACATATTAGCTGCAAACGATAACGTTGGTTAA
- a CDS encoding GntR family transcriptional regulator: MSNNELSLAEKAYITLKEMIITLKLKPGEVVSENEISKLLGIGRMPIREAFKRLESAALVSIIPRRGILITEIKTDEIFLQLEVRAVLEELIVKRACKYATASERERLLQLANQYEQATKDNDRFYAVQIDEQFNQLLGQCSKNLFAWQAIVPFYALSQRIYFYHYESNEELTLEINYAHIDLMKMIAAGEEKEAIQKLNCVLDYTENLIRRNMNTWLPAKE, encoded by the coding sequence TTGAGTAATAATGAACTATCCTTAGCTGAAAAAGCATATATAACGCTTAAAGAGATGATTATCACTCTTAAATTAAAACCGGGTGAAGTTGTTTCTGAAAATGAAATTAGCAAATTACTGGGAATTGGCAGAATGCCTATACGGGAAGCTTTCAAACGACTGGAATCTGCCGCTTTGGTTTCCATCATTCCCCGAAGGGGAATTCTCATTACTGAAATTAAAACAGATGAAATTTTTTTACAATTAGAAGTTCGGGCAGTATTGGAGGAATTAATTGTGAAAAGAGCCTGTAAATATGCAACTGCTTCAGAGCGAGAAAGGTTATTGCAATTAGCAAATCAATATGAGCAGGCGACGAAAGATAATGATCGTTTTTACGCAGTTCAAATTGATGAGCAATTTAATCAGTTATTGGGTCAATGTTCAAAAAATCTATTTGCCTGGCAGGCTATTGTGCCGTTTTATGCATTGTCTCAAAGAATTTATTTTTACCACTATGAATCCAACGAGGAATTAACGCTGGAAATAAACTATGCTCATATTGACTTAATGAAAATGATTGCAGCAGGTGAAGAGAAAGAAGCAATTCAAAAATTAAATTGTGTGCTTGATTATACAGAAAATCTGATTCGCAGAAATATGAACACATGGTTACCGGCTAAAGAGTAG
- a CDS encoding HpcH/HpaI aldolase family protein, whose protein sequence is MLENALKEKLSRGETALGLFVNINSPTLIEIIGYSGLDFIVIDNEHGAFSDADIEELIRAAELTNVTPIVRVSYNQASIQKALDRGAKGIQVPMINTRADAEAVVRKAKFAPLGTRGAAYSVRAARYGNYIGKEYLDAADQNTLIVVHIETMEAVKNFEEIVSVPGIDIAFVGPADLSVSMGYKAEGWNHPEVQRVIQDLLRRGKEQGVYMGTMASNIQDLGRCAAQGARFVSLVASALISEKFKEMVRVGREDTKN, encoded by the coding sequence ATGTTGGAAAATGCGTTAAAGGAAAAATTGAGTCGCGGTGAAACAGCATTGGGGTTATTCGTAAATATTAATTCACCAACGCTGATAGAAATTATTGGCTATTCCGGCCTGGATTTTATCGTTATTGATAATGAGCATGGAGCATTTTCAGATGCCGATATTGAGGAACTCATTCGGGCCGCCGAGTTAACAAACGTAACTCCAATTGTCCGTGTTTCCTACAATCAAGCCTCCATTCAAAAAGCACTGGATCGGGGAGCAAAAGGTATCCAGGTTCCAATGATCAATACCAGAGCCGATGCCGAGGCGGTTGTAAGAAAAGCAAAATTTGCTCCGCTAGGCACAAGAGGAGCGGCGTATTCGGTTAGGGCCGCACGATATGGTAATTATATTGGTAAAGAATATTTGGATGCGGCCGATCAAAATACGTTAATCGTCGTTCATATTGAGACAATGGAAGCAGTCAAAAATTTTGAGGAAATTGTTAGCGTACCTGGCATTGATATTGCATTTGTAGGTCCGGCAGATTTATCGGTTTCTATGGGCTATAAGGCGGAAGGATGGAATCATCCGGAAGTGCAAAGGGTTATTCAGGATTTACTTCGTCGCGGTAAAGAGCAGGGAGTTTATATGGGAACCATGGCCAGCAATATTCAGGATCTTGGCCGGTGTGCAGCCCAGGGAGCAAGATTTGTTTCGCTTGTGGCCTCCGCGTTAATATCCGAGAAATTCAAAGAAATGGTCAGAGTTGGACGGGAAGATACTAAAAACTAA
- a CDS encoding FAD-dependent oxidoreductase — MKFRDLYVENSCHTLPVFATVDVLVAGGGAAGIAAAETAARSGNSVLLVEKYGFLGGAAVAGLSGTICGLFLASDVNSRPEQIVYGFTDKFYRELAKMDGVTAPQKYGKTWTVTHDSLVWREVAENLLEAAGANILYHSNIVGVIKDDRDYKGIVIDTKSGVAAIHAKVIIDATGDADLIYRSGYDYVMGDNGHIQNPTMIFRLGGVDVQAFLQEWGDDTISPAKITKQIEAACENDGYDLPRKKIWIFSTPRPNELLVNATRIVGRDGRELNVMLPRDHTEAEIVGRRQARAYASFLKKYVAGCENSFIDDTGVEVGVRQTRSIVGVACLTNQDVISHRKRTDGIAKCPWPIELHSGEKPKVEWIVDDYYEIPFGALVPVKGENILIAGRSLSAEHEAMASARVTAQCFQYGQAAGIAAGLAIKSNRAIRALAGEEIRFLMNKDNARME, encoded by the coding sequence ATGAAATTCAGGGACCTGTATGTTGAAAATTCTTGCCATACATTGCCTGTATTTGCTACGGTCGATGTGTTGGTAGCCGGTGGCGGCGCGGCTGGTATAGCCGCTGCGGAAACAGCTGCCCGGTCAGGAAATTCAGTATTGCTGGTTGAAAAGTACGGATTTTTAGGCGGTGCCGCTGTTGCCGGATTATCAGGTACTATCTGCGGCCTGTTTTTAGCAAGCGATGTAAATTCTAGACCCGAACAAATTGTATATGGTTTTACAGATAAATTCTACAGAGAGCTTGCTAAAATGGATGGAGTTACTGCACCTCAGAAATACGGAAAGACCTGGACGGTAACCCATGATTCGTTGGTCTGGCGTGAGGTTGCTGAAAACTTGTTGGAAGCTGCCGGAGCTAATATTTTATATCATTCCAATATTGTGGGCGTGATTAAAGACGATAGGGATTATAAAGGCATCGTTATTGATACAAAATCCGGTGTAGCGGCTATTCATGCAAAAGTAATCATTGATGCCACTGGCGACGCGGATCTCATTTATAGATCAGGCTACGACTATGTGATGGGTGATAATGGGCATATTCAGAATCCTACAATGATTTTCAGACTTGGGGGTGTTGATGTACAGGCATTTTTGCAAGAATGGGGTGATGATACGATATCGCCAGCGAAAATTACAAAGCAGATTGAAGCGGCCTGTGAAAACGACGGCTATGATTTGCCCCGGAAGAAAATCTGGATTTTTAGTACGCCACGTCCTAACGAATTGCTGGTAAATGCTACCCGGATTGTGGGCAGAGACGGCAGAGAATTAAATGTCATGCTGCCCCGGGATCACACGGAAGCTGAAATTGTAGGCCGTCGGCAGGCTCGGGCGTATGCCTCATTTCTAAAAAAATATGTTGCCGGCTGTGAAAACAGTTTTATTGATGATACCGGTGTTGAGGTTGGGGTAAGACAGACCAGAAGCATAGTAGGAGTGGCGTGTTTAACCAACCAAGATGTTATATCGCATCGGAAACGTACGGACGGTATTGCGAAATGTCCCTGGCCAATTGAATTGCACAGCGGTGAAAAGCCAAAAGTTGAATGGATTGTAGATGATTATTATGAGATTCCTTTTGGTGCTCTTGTGCCTGTCAAGGGCGAAAATATTCTTATAGCCGGCCGGTCCTTGTCTGCTGAACACGAAGCAATGGCATCGGCAAGGGTAACGGCGCAGTGTTTTCAATATGGTCAAGCGGCCGGTATCGCTGCGGGTCTTGCAATCAAAAGTAACAGAGCTATTCGTGCGTTGGCAGGAGAAGAAATCCGCTTCCTGATGAATAAAGACAATGCGAGAATGGAGTGA
- a CDS encoding carboxymuconolactone decarboxylase family protein produces the protein MWDENMVEIESRYQRGLQKMREMTGETGEEAILPLDDLGKYIIEFAFGDILSRSGLTLRDREIVIITALTVLGREAQLKVHFPAAMKVGLSVAELEEIIIQTSPYAGFPTAINALQVLRNKSLIVSTED, from the coding sequence GTGTGGGATGAAAATATGGTAGAAATAGAGTCAAGATATCAGCGTGGATTGCAAAAAATGAGAGAAATGACCGGGGAAACTGGCGAGGAGGCTATTCTTCCATTAGATGATCTTGGTAAATATATTATCGAATTTGCTTTTGGCGATATCTTAAGCCGGAGCGGCTTAACATTGCGAGACAGAGAAATTGTTATTATTACGGCACTCACCGTCCTTGGGCGGGAAGCCCAGCTGAAAGTTCATTTTCCTGCTGCTATGAAGGTGGGGTTAAGCGTAGCAGAGCTGGAGGAAATTATTATCCAAACTTCTCCTTACGCAGGATTTCCTACTGCTATTAATGCTTTACAGGTACTTAGAAATAAGTCCTTGATAGTATCGACGGAGGACTGA
- a CDS encoding lactate racemase domain-containing protein encodes MEIIRKMLQDVKIPKMIKIQQHFSNDEIIDIEGAVAKELRNPQIANRVTKGMRIAVGVGSRGVAQISRIVRATIDELKRCGAEPFIVPAMGSHGGATAEGQIDVLANLGVTETSAGCPILSSMEVIHLGIMDNGLPILIDKNAFEADGIIVINRIKAHNGFSGPNESGLVKMITIGLGKQKGAESCHTLGWGSMAEFIVDMARIKLEKLPFLFGIGTVENAYDRVRKIAAIPAEKIIEKERVLLLEAKQSMPRLLLKPMDVLLVDMIGKEFSGGGMDPYTTGRAATPYISVGPEPGRLAILDVSEQSHGNCSGMGLADFSTRRLFHKINFEYTYANNITSTTLVSGKIPLIMDNDRLAVQGSIKTCNILDATQVRMVRIPNSLHVEKIYISENMLEEANQHPDITVLGEAEEIGFDEQGNILNLGHVC; translated from the coding sequence ATGGAGATTATTAGAAAAATGCTGCAGGATGTTAAAATACCCAAAATGATAAAGATTCAACAACATTTTTCAAACGATGAGATTATAGACATAGAGGGTGCTGTAGCTAAAGAATTGCGGAATCCCCAAATTGCCAATCGTGTAACAAAAGGCATGCGAATTGCTGTTGGCGTAGGAAGCCGGGGCGTAGCTCAAATTTCAAGAATTGTGCGGGCTACAATTGACGAGCTTAAACGGTGTGGAGCCGAGCCTTTTATTGTGCCCGCAATGGGCAGTCATGGGGGAGCCACAGCCGAAGGACAGATTGATGTATTGGCTAATCTTGGCGTAACAGAAACAAGCGCGGGCTGTCCGATTCTTTCATCCATGGAGGTTATCCATCTAGGGATTATGGACAATGGCTTACCAATACTGATCGACAAAAATGCTTTTGAAGCTGATGGAATTATTGTGATCAACCGGATAAAAGCGCATAACGGATTTAGCGGTCCGAATGAGAGCGGCCTGGTTAAAATGATTACAATTGGGCTGGGAAAACAAAAAGGGGCGGAATCTTGTCACACATTAGGCTGGGGGAGCATGGCCGAGTTTATCGTGGATATGGCCAGAATTAAATTGGAAAAGCTTCCTTTTCTATTTGGCATTGGCACTGTGGAAAATGCTTATGACCGCGTCAGAAAGATCGCCGCCATTCCAGCAGAAAAAATTATTGAAAAAGAAAGAGTATTATTGCTGGAAGCAAAACAGAGCATGCCAAGGTTATTGCTAAAGCCCATGGATGTCCTCCTTGTCGACATGATCGGCAAAGAGTTCTCCGGCGGCGGCATGGATCCTTATACAACCGGGAGAGCAGCCACGCCATATATAAGCGTAGGCCCCGAACCCGGCAGGCTGGCGATTCTTGATGTGAGTGAGCAAAGTCATGGAAATTGCTCCGGCATGGGACTGGCGGACTTTAGTACTCGCAGACTCTTTCATAAAATAAATTTTGAATATACCTATGCCAACAATATAACTTCTACAACTCTTGTCTCCGGCAAGATCCCTTTGATTATGGACAATGACCGTTTAGCCGTTCAGGGATCGATCAAAACCTGCAATATTCTTGATGCAACTCAGGTTAGAATGGTTCGTATACCGAATAGCCTTCATGTTGAGAAAATTTATATATCGGAGAACATGCTGGAGGAAGCAAATCAGCATCCCGATATAACAGTTCTCGGTGAGGCTGAAGAAATAGGCTTTGATGAACAGGGCAACATTTTGAATTTAGGCCACGTTTGTTAA
- a CDS encoding UxaA family hydrolase, with amino-acid sequence MAIQSGRKLISPVIRLDAKDNVVVARTVIPAGTVIPNEKITTLSEVPSGYKIATVPIHKGEPILKYNTVIGFAAVDLTPGTMLHDHNIEFHEYQRDYAFCRDYRPLEMIPENERATFQGIVRKDGRVATRNYIGVIAISNCAATVVNKVADYFTEERLAEFANVNGVVQLSHDQGCGGDSTAGPMAVLRRTLGGYVRHPNFAGMVIVGLGCERNLMEDFLKAENIQPGPNVRTLIMQEIGGTRKTIEAGIAAVKEMLPDANKARRQTVPASHITIGLQCGGSDGFSGLSANPSLGAAMDLLTRNGGTAILSETSEIYGLEQTLTCRAVSREVGEKLVARMRWWKEEYCVGRDMQINGRVSPGNNKGGLANVFEKSLGGVKKGGSGPLMAVYEYAQPVTQKGLVFMDTTGYDPASATGQIAGGANMIVFTTGRGSCFGSVPSPTMKLASNTPMYMRMEEDMDMNCGIVIDGEVNVQEMGQKIFDQILRVASGEKTKSEELGVGRAEFVPWRLTLMG; translated from the coding sequence ATGGCTATTCAATCAGGGAGGAAACTAATCAGTCCGGTTATTCGTTTGGATGCAAAGGATAATGTAGTTGTGGCCCGCACCGTGATTCCGGCTGGCACCGTTATCCCAAACGAAAAAATTACCACACTCAGTGAAGTTCCTTCAGGCTACAAAATCGCAACAGTACCGATTCACAAAGGGGAACCAATTTTAAAATATAATACGGTGATTGGCTTTGCTGCCGTCGATCTGACTCCGGGAACGATGCTGCATGATCATAATATTGAATTCCATGAATATCAGCGCGATTATGCCTTCTGCCGCGATTATCGGCCGCTGGAAATGATACCGGAAAATGAGCGCGCAACATTTCAGGGAATTGTGAGGAAAGACGGGCGAGTGGCAACTCGTAACTATATAGGAGTGATAGCAATCTCTAATTGTGCAGCCACCGTTGTCAATAAAGTTGCTGATTATTTTACTGAAGAACGGCTGGCTGAGTTTGCCAACGTGAACGGCGTTGTACAGCTCAGTCATGATCAAGGGTGCGGCGGGGATTCGACCGCAGGTCCTATGGCAGTGCTAAGGAGAACACTCGGTGGCTATGTGCGTCATCCTAATTTTGCCGGAATGGTGATTGTTGGACTTGGCTGTGAGCGAAATCTGATGGAAGATTTCTTAAAGGCGGAGAATATACAACCTGGGCCAAATGTCAGAACTCTTATCATGCAAGAAATTGGCGGGACGCGTAAGACAATTGAAGCAGGTATTGCTGCAGTAAAAGAAATGTTGCCGGATGCCAATAAAGCTAGACGGCAAACAGTTCCTGCCAGCCATATTACAATAGGGCTGCAGTGTGGTGGTTCTGACGGCTTTTCTGGCTTGTCAGCCAATCCGTCCTTAGGAGCTGCAATGGATTTATTGACACGCAATGGCGGAACGGCAATTCTGTCTGAAACCTCGGAAATCTACGGGTTAGAACAAACTCTTACTTGTCGGGCGGTCAGCCGGGAAGTTGGGGAAAAACTGGTGGCAAGAATGCGCTGGTGGAAAGAGGAATATTGTGTCGGGCGCGACATGCAGATTAATGGCAGGGTAAGTCCGGGTAATAATAAAGGCGGGTTGGCAAATGTTTTTGAGAAATCATTGGGAGGCGTAAAAAAGGGCGGGTCAGGTCCACTAATGGCTGTGTATGAATACGCGCAGCCGGTTACACAAAAGGGTCTCGTCTTTATGGATACTACCGGCTATGATCCTGCATCAGCAACCGGACAGATTGCGGGCGGTGCCAATATGATTGTGTTTACCACCGGGCGTGGTTCGTGCTTTGGATCTGTTCCATCGCCGACAATGAAATTGGCCTCCAATACACCAATGTATATGCGCATGGAAGAAGATATGGATATGAATTGCGGAATTGTAATTGATGGCGAAGTGAACGTTCAAGAGATGGGTCAAAAAATATTTGATCAGATTTTGCGGGTTGCCTCCGGTGAAAAAACTAAAAGTGAAGAGCTGGGCGTAGGCAGAGCGGAATTTGTTCCCTGGAGACTTACCTTAATGGGTTAA
- a CDS encoding MFS transporter, whose product MNKEAANAKSDYGIQTEIPLQRPTRYRFLVLALITIILTLSTADRATLSVAGVGMGKDLGFDSVQLGYLFSAFSWAYVLGQVPAGWLGDKIGSKKTIFIGLFMWSVVTVLMGFIVPSSIAFFLLLGLRFCLGIFETPVGPSSGKIIASWFPGHERGIAGSIFNSAQYFSLAIFTPFMGWLAYTFSWHYVYIVMGALGIILAFIWQALFQVPSKHKGVNQAELDLIQAGGGLIDMDANIGESKSNEASSKPKVKLSDIGQLFKSRMLGGIFLAQYCITAISWFYWSWFPIYLVKERGLSILQAGFMASIPAIAGGIGGVLAGFVSDWILKKTGSLSLARKIPITIGFTLSAFIILCNYVQTDAMVVFLMSAAFFGKGFGNLGWTVVADTAPKKIVGLTGGVFNSIGQMSGIITPVVIGYILHATGSFNGALIYVGVHGVMVILSYWVIVGKIQRFELKE is encoded by the coding sequence ATGAATAAGGAAGCCGCAAATGCGAAAAGTGACTACGGAATACAAACTGAAATACCTCTCCAGAGACCCACCCGTTACCGCTTTTTAGTGTTAGCACTAATAACGATTATCCTCACTTTAAGTACGGCCGACAGGGCAACGTTGTCAGTAGCCGGGGTGGGGATGGGAAAAGATCTGGGGTTTGATTCCGTTCAGTTGGGCTATCTTTTTTCGGCATTTAGTTGGGCGTATGTTCTGGGCCAAGTACCGGCAGGCTGGCTAGGTGACAAAATTGGCTCGAAGAAAACAATTTTCATTGGCTTATTTATGTGGTCTGTTGTGACTGTACTGATGGGATTTATCGTTCCTTCGAGCATCGCGTTCTTCCTATTATTAGGGTTACGTTTTTGCCTTGGAATATTTGAGACACCTGTTGGCCCATCTTCCGGAAAGATTATTGCCAGTTGGTTCCCGGGTCATGAGCGTGGTATTGCCGGATCAATATTTAACAGCGCGCAGTATTTTTCTTTGGCGATCTTCACTCCCTTTATGGGGTGGCTGGCATATACTTTCAGTTGGCATTATGTGTATATTGTCATGGGAGCCTTAGGGATCATATTGGCGTTCATCTGGCAAGCCTTATTTCAGGTGCCAAGTAAGCATAAAGGTGTTAATCAGGCTGAACTTGACTTAATTCAAGCAGGTGGCGGCCTGATCGATATGGACGCAAATATTGGGGAAAGCAAGTCCAATGAAGCGAGTTCAAAACCAAAAGTAAAACTAAGTGATATTGGACAATTGTTTAAGAGCAGAATGCTGGGAGGCATTTTTCTAGCGCAATACTGTATTACTGCTATTTCGTGGTTTTACTGGTCATGGTTTCCGATTTATTTGGTAAAAGAACGTGGATTATCTATCCTCCAAGCCGGATTCATGGCATCAATACCCGCTATTGCAGGTGGCATCGGCGGTGTTCTTGCCGGGTTTGTTTCCGACTGGATATTGAAAAAAACTGGCTCACTGTCTCTTGCCAGAAAGATTCCAATTACCATTGGCTTCACTCTTAGCGCGTTTATTATTCTCTGTAATTATGTGCAGACAGACGCGATGGTTGTTTTTCTAATGAGTGCAGCCTTCTTTGGGAAAGGCTTTGGTAATTTGGGGTGGACTGTAGTTGCTGATACGGCTCCTAAGAAAATTGTTGGGCTTACGGGTGGTGTATTTAATTCGATTGGTCAGATGTCTGGTATCATTACTCCCGTTGTTATTGGCTACATTCTGCACGCAACAGGTTCTTTCAATGGTGCGCTCATCTACGTCGGTGTCCATGGTGTAATGGTTATCTTAAGTTATTGGGTTATTGTAGGAAAAATTCAGAGATTTGAACTTAAAGAATAA
- a CDS encoding NAD(P)-dependent oxidoreductase: MEKKLGFIGLGIMGRPMVRNLLAAGYQVHVYSIQASEIQDVVKDGAIAETDAQSVVAMADITITMVPDTPQVQAVITSVLPVLKQGKIIVDMSTISALSTKELAAKVKETGALMLDAPVSGGDKGAIAGTLSIMVGGEKAAFETCLPVFNVLGKRVTHVGGSSMGQVVKSCNQVLAASTVLALGEALVLGTKAGADPAKIMEVMSAGYARCGAIEIRGANILQGDFAPGFKSKLQYKDLRLAMELSRGIDAPMPVASIVHEFYKTCMAKGLGEEDHTNVIRLIEEMADVEVRVGTGK; the protein is encoded by the coding sequence ATGGAAAAGAAACTGGGCTTTATTGGCTTAGGAATTATGGGAAGACCGATGGTGCGGAATCTATTGGCAGCTGGTTACCAGGTACATGTTTACAGCATTCAGGCGTCCGAAATTCAGGATGTAGTAAAAGATGGCGCCATTGCGGAGACGGATGCGCAGTCCGTCGTGGCAATGGCCGACATTACTATCACCATGGTGCCTGATACTCCACAGGTACAAGCGGTAATCACCAGTGTACTGCCTGTGCTCAAGCAAGGCAAAATAATCGTGGATATGAGTACAATCTCAGCGCTGTCAACTAAAGAATTGGCGGCCAAAGTTAAAGAAACCGGCGCGCTGATGCTGGATGCTCCCGTCAGCGGCGGCGACAAAGGCGCTATTGCCGGTACACTGTCGATCATGGTAGGCGGTGAAAAAGCAGCATTTGAAACCTGTCTGCCGGTCTTTAATGTGTTGGGTAAACGCGTGACTCATGTCGGCGGAAGTTCGATGGGGCAGGTTGTAAAATCCTGTAATCAGGTGCTGGCGGCTTCCACCGTGCTGGCGCTAGGCGAAGCTCTTGTGCTGGGCACCAAAGCAGGTGCCGACCCAGCCAAAATTATGGAGGTTATGTCCGCAGGCTATGCAAGATGCGGGGCGATCGAAATCCGTGGCGCCAATATCCTTCAGGGAGATTTTGCCCCAGGTTTTAAAAGCAAACTGCAGTACAAGGACCTGCGTCTGGCGATGGAGCTTAGCCGGGGTATCGATGCCCCCATGCCTGTGGCGAGCATCGTACATGAATTTTACAAAACTTGTATGGCGAAAGGCTTGGGGGAAGAGGATCATACCAATGTTATCCGCCTAATTGAAGAGATGGCTGACGTGGAAGTAAGAGTAGGGACAGGTAAATGA